The DNA sequence GTCTCCACGGGCGCCACCAGGGCCCCGGCCGCGGTCATGGCCTCGCAGGCCATCCTATGGTGATCCGGGTCGCGGCTTGAACAGGCATCGGCGGCGACAGCCACCGGGTGACCCTTTTCGAGAAGATCCATAACGGTAGCGAAAACGCATATATGGCTCTCGACCCCCGCCACGATAAGTTGATCCCTTCCGCCTTCGTGCAAGAATTCCTCGAAACCCTTTTCATCGAGGCAGGAAAAGTGGATCTTCTCGAAGGGCGAGGTGCCAGAGGGCATCTTCTCCATCAACGGGGGGACGGTTTTGCCAAGCCCCCCGGGGTAGTGTTCAGTGAATTTAATGGGAACGCCCATCACCTTGGCGGCCTCCAGGAGGATACCCGCGTTTCGGGTGACCTTTTCACAATTCGCCACGGCCTGCAGCATTTTCTCCTGGAGATCGATCAGAAGCAATTGAGCTCTTTCGGGAATGATCCTGAAAGGTAACATCGAAACCCACCCCGTTTCCTTCAATATTCTCGATTATGGGGTTATTATAAGCTAAAGACAACCTGAATTCGCCCGTGTCCGTTTC is a window from the Thermovirga sp. genome containing:
- a CDS encoding isochorismatase family protein, coding for MLPFRIIPERAQLLLIDLQEKMLQAVANCEKVTRNAGILLEAAKVMGVPIKFTEHYPGGLGKTVPPLMEKMPSGTSPFEKIHFSCLDEKGFEEFLHEGGRDQLIVAGVESHICVFATVMDLLEKGHPVAVAADACSSRDPDHHRMACEAMTAAGALVAPVETLAYQVIRRAGTEQFKAMLPFFKA